In the Acropora muricata isolate sample 2 chromosome 1, ASM3666990v1, whole genome shotgun sequence genome, one interval contains:
- the LOC136918925 gene encoding alpha-1,2-mannosyltransferase ALG9-like — protein MAVRSSVRRQKPTSSISSSPPFSSFLNTEDDELERKFSSYDDHSEWSPRPYTMFKLLLSARLCSAFLSNLSDCDETFNYWEPMHYLMFGSGFQTWEYSPKYAIRSYAYVLLHTIPGKLQVHLFEANKILVFYFLRFVLSITCAACETYFYRGIMKQFGNHVARIAIVFMLFSTGMFISAAAFLPSTFAMYMVLLSYGGWFAGNNAVAVMATAAGALIGWPFSAILGLPIALDLVRQRRMIYFLELCVVSLILFLGPLIYIDSFYYGKTVIAPLNIVLYNVFGKGGPSLYGVEPWTFYFLNGALNFNVAFPLALLSLPACVFVKLMNIQTPLKKFPSSVLPVWLTLSGMYIWVSIFFTRPHKEERFLFPIYPFFCLFGAVTVTEVQKLFHHLMFRNSRHHYSASSTWFPVSICVLFSLLSLSRSSALFHGYHAPLDLYVEFNHMSSNLEHPFPADRYINLCVGKEWYRYPSSFFLPSDRWRLQFIRSEFRGQLPKPYSNAANATQMLPTNMNDMNKEEPSRFISVSKCDFLVDLATERETDREPNFEKRFKEWEVVIKKPFLDAERSHRIFRAFYIPLVSSHYTTYVNYVLLRASQRGKAKRRAGKQMEESAR, from the exons GGAGAGAAAGTTTTCAAGTTATGATGATCATTCTGAGTGGAGCCCGAGGCCATACACAATGTTCAAATTACTTTTGTCAGCAAGGCTCTGCTCAGCTTTTCTCAGCAACCTCTCTGACTGTGATGAAACATTCAACTATTGGGAACCA atGCATTACTTGATGTTtggctctggtttccaaacttGGGAATACTCTCCAAAGTATGCCATCAGATCTTATGCGTATGTGCTCTTGCACACAATTCCTGGAAAATTACAAGTTCATCTATTTGAAGCGAATAAG ATACTGGTGTTttattttctccgctttgttcTTTCAATAACATGCGCGGCCTGTGAGACATATTTTTATAG GGGAATAATGAAACAGTTTGGCAATCATGTTGCTCGGATTGCTATTGTTTTCATGCTCTTCAGCACAGGAATGTTCATCTCTGCTGCTG cTTTCCTTCCCAGTACATTTGCCATGTACATGGTGCTGTTATCATATGGTGGATGGTTTGCAGGAAACAATGCA GTTGCAGTTATGGCAACTGCGGCTGGTGCACTGATTGGCTGGCCATTTAGTGCTATTCTTGG GTTGCCAATAGCTTTGGACTTAGTCAGACAGAGAAGAATGATATACTTTCTAGAATTGTGCGTGGTATCACTGATTTTATTTTTG GGACCGCTTATTTATATAGACTCCTTTTATTATGGCAAGACTGTGATAGCACCATTGAATATAGTACTTTACAATGTGTTTGGGAAAGGAGGTCCTAGTCTTTATG GTGTGGAACCTTGGACATTCTACTTCCTTAACGGTGCTCTTAACTTCAATGTTGCATTCCCTCTGGCTCTCTTATCCCTCCCAGCTTGT GTTTTTGTCAAGCTGATGAATATACAAACACCATTAAAGAAAT TTCCATCATCTGTTTTACCAGTGTGGCTGACATTATCAGGAATGTACATTTGGGTTTCAATATTCTTTACCAGACCTCACAAG GAGGAAAGATTTCTGTTTCCCATTTATCCATTTTTTTGTCTCTTTGGGGCTGTGACTGTTACAGAAGTGCAA AAACTATTCCATCACCTTATGTTCCGTAACAGCAGGCATCATTACTCAGCCTCTTCAACATGGTTTCCAGTTTCCAtctgtgttttgttttcgttgttgtCTCTTTCCAGATCAAGTGCACTATTTCATG GATACCATGCACCCTTGGACCTGTATGTAGAGTTCAATCACATGTCCTCCAACCTGGAGCATCCCTTCCCAGCAGACAGGTACATCAACCTGTGCGTTGGAAAAGAATGGTACAGATATCCAAGCAGCTTCTTTCTTCCTTCGGATAG GTGGCGTCTTCAATTCATTCGCTCTGAATTTCGAGGCCAGTTACCCAAACCTTACAGTAACGCAGCCAACGCTACTCAAATGCTTCCCACGAACATGAACGATATGAACAAAGAAGAGCCATCTAGATTT atttCCGTCTCAAAGTGCGACTTTCTTGTGGATTTGGCCACAGAAAGGGAAACTGACCGTGAGCCAAACTTTGAGAAAAGGTTCAAAGAGTGGGAAGTTGTCATTAAAAAGCCATTTCTAGACGCTGAAAG ATCTCATCGTATCTTCAGAGCGTTTTATATTCCTCTCGTATCTTCGCATTACACAACTTACGTTAACTACGTCCTTCTGAGGGCCTCACAGAGAGGAAAAGCGAAGAGAAGAGCAGGAAAGCAGATGGAGGAATCAGCAAGATGA
- the LOC136910204 gene encoding uncharacterized protein, with translation MEEEVNSTEVRATRRQVQPNVTLDQEGVRNESLLRLRRSRRSAKGNITKKIDQITLSMSLLLSVEEMSSIAHEFKNTVDAFRSAHANYHALLSDEEDILDSQDYYESECKRIDDFQLTIEQWIAKASSGPCENAVSVVHPEDSVSNVGSRSRARSRASLASLRKSTGGSSARYVQSPRLVAAAKRAALSAEAASLHKQQALQEEELRLKQEETKRQQLHEEARLRLDQRKRELDLETKIAKVETEERTYAIAELEAPSVRQSSRTHSHVPSLSWGREPHPVNQPRPPKEPYVLQQAFQPEQSYPLQLPQSVDLKPATNTAYVPVSSAFKSEEQERENKSVMRGPQDSQNPLPSKPVGDVRLNNAGDSSSSADSSTGERFLQELIDIQREQQRHNEQLVFYQQSRDRQLQELLSQQHRLSLTLSLPSTEVQVFDGDPVNYCNFVRSFENLIEAKTTDSNARLYYLVQYTRGDAQDLMKGCLSMKPDEGYVEARRLLKERYGQGYKIATALVDRVINGPPVKHEDSNALQKFSVLLTSCKNTLKEIGYLNKIENPDSLQKVVRRLPFPLRQKWRDVADGITNNIQREITFDDLAKFVEAKARVLAHPVFGNVSGDAKTNSKDSKGLKNRKGTSFATWVGAGSQEGDASLSANASTNTAGAMRVPPKCPLCKNKHVLARCRDFKRLSVDQRFQFVRKNRLCDNCLLPGHFVKVCFKSSFCKIPGCKFKHSTYLHADGDIRQADQPSSNGNASGDGPAISDGNGSSDVQNSHIGVDSQCALIGAGHSATALPIVPVKVKARDSNRTVSTYAFLDSGSNTTFCTHELMRIPDIEGEKTRLSLTTLGKHNCITECVLFSLEVFDLAENNLVEPPTVFSVPVLPVSKDSIPRQDDLLRFPYLRGIQIPSIDSEIGLLIGSDVPKALEPQEVRVSQGQGPFATRTVFGWTVNGPLGRMGGAQPSANFMRADQELTQQFRMFCNWEFCDSIYDDRPAMSREDTRALTTMKESICLKKGHYEIALPWREDVPCLPNNRTLAEHRLKLLHRRLLRNPELHSKYSSFMDSLFENGHARRVPENRLKHPVGPVWYLPHHPVMNPNKPNKVRVVFDCAARYDGVFLNSTLLQGPDLANNLIGVLTRFRQEPVAVMADIEGMFHQVYVNPKDCDALRFLWWPGNDLNSDPAEHQMLVHLFGATSSPSCANFGLRRTADDNQDVFSKEVIDTVRRNFYVDDCLKSVRNEVEAIPLVSDLRELLSKGGFRLTKWISNSRRVIESLPISERAVSVKDHLLDQLPIERALGVRWDVESDTFGFKITLKDRPSTRRGILSVVSSVYDPLGFAAPFILPAKRILQDLCRKGLGWDTLVSDDDLAVWQNWLKDLPRLESLKVERCFKPADFGEVASCQIHHFADASQFAYGAVSYLRITNTRGDIYCSFLIGKSRLSPLKQLTIPRLELCAAVVATRLEKMVRREIDMQVNQSVFWTDSACVLGYISNESKRFHTFVANRVAAIQEVASSSQWRHVGTLQNPADDASRGLSAMALMDSSRWLRGPDFLWQPELAWPMRSPTVREVSSGDPEVRRTAEVLSLLAGIQESPMNKIFERFSSWYRLKKFIAWALRYRAKLRVAVKQRRAGHAVKTVERNIVPISLDELKTAEREIIKQVQRECFQDEFAALVGIDSVNPAVTNGEHKGKRRIKKSSKIIKLDPRVMDGLLRVGGRLANGSFQPDVKHPMILPKSHHVVTLIIRHYHHFSGHSGVEHVLSMLREKFWVVSARAAVRKSLGVCVDCKRRQARVGKQKMADLPQDRITPDKPPFTYVGVDCFGPFLIRRGRSEVKRYGVLYTCLVVRAVHIEVSQSLDTDSFLNSFRRFVARRGAPEQMRSDNGGNFVSGESELRHAINNWNQEKIVDFLLQRNVQWIFNPPAGSHYGGAWERCIRTVRKVLNALVREQVLDDEGLATLMCEVESIVNSRPLTKVSDDARDLEPLTPNHLLLLRPGPSLPPGTFTREDLYSRRRWRQVQYLSDVFWRRWMKEYLPGLQERQRWSRPMRNFQVGDVVLLADEKTPRGLWPLARILDVKRNKKDGLVRSVTLKTKSSVLQRPIDKIVLLEAAAEVPEETKRPAKACID, from the coding sequence ATGGAAGAAGAAGTCAACTCAACAGAAGTTCGCGCCACTCGTCGCCAAGTACAACCGAACGTCACGCTCGATCAGGAAGGTGTTCGGAATGAGAGTTTACTTCGTCTTCGTAGGAGCAGACGATCCGCTAAGGGTAACATCACTAAGAAAATTGATCAGATAACTTTAAGCATGTCACTTTTGCTGTCTGTTGAAGAGATGTCCTCTATCGCCCATGAATTTAAAAACACGGTTGATGCCTTCAGATCAGCTCACGCTAATTATCACGCGCTGCTGAGCGACGAAGAAGATATTCTGGATTCCCAAGATTATTACGAaagtgaatgtaaaaggatTGACGACTTTCAACTAACTATCGAACAGTGGATTGCAAAGGCTAGTTCAGGACCTTGTGAGAATGCAGTTAGCGTTGTTCACCCGGAGGATTCCGTCAGTAATGTGGGATCACGTTCTCGCGCGCGTTCTCGGGCGTCCctcgcgtccttgcgtaaatcgACGGGTGGCTCCTCAGCTCGTTATGTGCAAAGCCCAAGGTTAGTCGCTGCAGCAAAAAGGGCAGCTTTGTCAGCAGAAGCAGCTTCATTACATAAACAGCAAGCCTTGCAGGAGGAAGAATTACGCCTTAAGCAGGAAGAGACAAAGCGACAACAACTGCATGAAGAAGCTAGATTACGCCTTGATCAAAGGAAACGTGAACTGGATCTCGAAACGAAAATTGCAAAGGTAGAAACTGAAGAGCGAACTTACGCTATTGCCGAGTTGGAAGCTCCTAGTGTCCGACAGTCGTCTCGAACACATTCCCATGTGCCCTCTCTCTCGTGGGGTCGAGAGCCACATCCAGTTAATCAGCCACGCCCCCCAAAGGAGCCATATGTTCTTCAACAGGCATTCCAACCAGAACAGTCTTACCCTCTTCAACTGCCTCAATCAGTGGATTTAAAGCCCGCTACAAATACAGCTTATGTCCCGGTTTCTTCTGCATTTAAGAGCGAAGAGCAGGAGCGTGAGAACAAGTCAGTGATGCGTGGTCCACAGGATTCCCAAAACCCTCTCCCGAGTAAGCCTGTGGGTGATGTTCGCCTTAACAATGCTGGAGACAGTTCATCGTCAGCTGATTCGTCCACCGGAGAGAGATTTCTGCAGGAACTGATAGATATCCAAAGGGAACAGCAGCGACACAATGAGCAGCTGGTGTTCTATCAACAGTCCCGCGACCGCCAACTGCAAGAACTGCTTAGCCAACAGCACAGACTGTCCTTAACTCTCTCGCTACCCAGCACTGAGGTGCAAGTGTTCGATGGCGATCCTGTTAACTACTGTAACTTTGTGAGGTCGTTTGAAAATCTGATTGAAGCGAAGACTACGGATAGCAACGCCCGTCTCTACTACCTTGTCCAGTATACTCGTGGAGACGCTCAGGATTTGATGAAAGGGTGTTTATCGATGAAACCTGACGAAGGGTACGTTGAGGCTCGACGTCTGTTAAAGGAAAGATACGGTCAAGGCTATAAAATAGCAACTGCTCTGGTAGATCGTGTAATCAATGGCCCACCTGTAAAGCATGAAGATAGCAATGCTCTCCAGAAGTTCTCCGTTTTGCTCACGAGCTGTAAGAACACTTTGAAAGAAATCGGTTACCTCAACAAGATCGAGAACCCCGACAGTTTACAGAAGGTTGTAAGGAGATTGCCCTTTCCATTGAGACAGAAATGGCGCGATGTCGCGGATGGTATTACGAACAATATTCAGAGAGAGATTACGTTTGATGACTTGGCGAAGTTTGTAGAGGCAAAAGCACGTGTACTTGCTCATCCAGTGTTTGGGAACGTCAGTGGTGACGCAAAGACGAACAGTAAGGATTCTAAAGGGCTTAAGAATAGAAAGGGCACCAGCTTTGCCACTTGGGTTGGTGCAGGTAGTCAGGAGGGTGATGCAAGTCTGTCTGCAAACGCCTCCACTAATACAGCTGGTGCAATGAGAGTGCCCCCTAAGTGTCCTTTGTGTAAGAATAAGCACGTCTTGGCTCGCTGCAGAGATTTTAAAAGGCTTTCAGTGGATCAAAGGTTTCAATTCGTCCGTAAAAATCGCCTCTGTGATAACTGCCTCCTTCCCGGTCATTTTGTAAAGGTGTGCTTCAAGTCCAGCTTCTGCAAGATTCCCGGATGTAAATTCAAGCATTCGACGTACCTCCATGCTGATGGGGACATACGACAAGCTGACCAGCCTTCATCTAACGGGAATGCTAGTGGGGATGGCCCCGCGATATCAGATGGGAACGGTTCCAGTGACGTCCAGAACAGCCACATCGGCGTCGATAGTCAATGTGCTTTGATTGGGGCCGGCCACTCAGCTACCGCTTTGCCAATTGTTCCTGTCAAGGTCAAGGCTAGAGATTCGAACAGGACAGTCTCAACGTATGCCTTCCTGGATAGTGGGTCAAATACTACATTTTGTACTCACGAACTCATGCGGATCCCGGATATAGAAGGGGAGAAGACGCGACTGTCACTGACTACCCTCGGCAAGCACAACTGCATCACTGAGTGCGTCCTCTTCAGTCTGGAAGTGTTCGACCTTGCTGAGAATAACCTTGTCGAGCCTCCCACCGTGTTTTCAGTGCCAGTCCTTCCGGTAAGCAAGGACAGCATCCCTCGACAAGATGATTTGTTAAGGTTTCCCTACCTCAGAGGCATTCAAATTCCTTCGATCGACTCAGAGATTGGCTTGCTGATAGGATCCGACGTTCCTAAAGCCTTGGAGCCCCAAGAGGTGCGAGTGAGTCAAGGCCAAGGCCCCTTCGCGACTAGGACTGTATTCGGGTGGACAGTGAATGGTCCTCTGGGGAGGATGGGAGGAGCGCAACCATCGGCGAACTTTATGAGAGCTGACCAAGAACTTACTCAGCAATTCCGTATGTTCTGCAATTGGGAGTTCTGTGACTCAATCTATGACGATAGGCCAGCAATGTCAAGGGAGGACACTCGTGCGTTAACAACTATGAAAGAATCAATCTGTCTGAAGAAGGGACACTACGAAATAGCCCTGCCATGGAGAGAAGATGTGCCTTGTTTGCCGAACAACCGAACCTTGGCAGAACACCGCTTGAAGTTGCTGCACAGAAGATTGCTAAGGAACCCCGAGCTGCATTCGAAGTATTCATCATTCATGGACAGCCTCTTCGAGAACGGGCATGCTCGGCGAGTACCTGAGAATCGATTGAAACACCCTGTTGGTCCAGTTTGGTATCTACCGCACCATCCGGTCATGAACCCCAATAAGCCAAATAAAGTCCGTGTAGTCTTTGACTGTGCAGCACGATATGATGGAGTATTTTTAAATTCTACGCTTCTTCAGGGTCCTGATTTGGCTAATAATTTGATTGGTGTTCTGACACGCTTCCGTCAAGAGCCCGTAGCAGTAATGGCCGACATCGAAGGAATGTTTCATCAGGTGTATGTGAACCCCAAGGACTGCGACGCTCTCCGTTTCCTCTGGTGGCCAGGAAATGATTTAAACAGTGACCCAGCAGAACATCAAATGCTGGTGCATCTCTTTGGCGCAACCTCATCCCCTAGTTGTGCTAACTTTGGCTTGCGGCGCACAGCAGATGATAACCAAGATGTATTCAGTAAAGAAGTGATAGACACTGTCAGGCGAAATTTCTATGTGGACGATTGCCTCAAATCTGTACGAAACGAAGTCGAGGCTATACCACTGGTGTCGGATCTTCGTGAGTTGCTTTCCAAGGGAGGGTTTCGCCTCACCAAATGGATCTCCAATTCGAGAAGAGTGATCGAGTCCCTTCCAATATCAGAGAGAGCAGTGTCGGTGAAAGATCATCTCCTTGATCAGCTGCCAATAGAACGTGCACTGGGAGTGAGATGGGACGTTGAGTCCGACACCTTTGGCTTTAAGATAACCTTGAAGGACAGGCCCTCAACCAGAAGAGGAATTCTCTCTGTCGTAAGTTCAGTCTACGACCCATTGGGATTCGCCGCACCGTTTATCCTTCCGGCCAAACGTATACTCCAGGACCTGTGCCGGAAAGGTTTAGGGTGGGATACCCTGGTTTCGGACGATGATCTCGCTGTCTGGCAGAATTGGCTCAAAGATCTTCCACGGTTAGAGTCTCTTAAGGTTGAGCGCTGCTTCAAGCCGGCCGACTTTGGAGAAGTTGCATCCTGTCAGATTCATCATTTTGCTGACGCCAGCCAGTTTGCGTATGGTGCTGTTTCATATCTTCGCATCACGAACACACGAGGCGACATCTACTGTTCGTTTCTCATCGGCAAATCCCGATTGTCACCTCTCAAGCAGCTGACCATTCCTCGTCTAGAGTTGTGCGCAGCTGTAGTAGCAACCCGGTTAGAGAAGATGGTTAGGCGGGAAATTGACATGCAGGTCAACCAGTCCGTGTTCTGGACCGACAGCGCTTGCGTCCTGGGTTACATCAGTAACGAGAGCAAGCGGTTCCATACCTTTGTGGCGAATCGTGTGGCGGCAATACAAGAGGTGGCATCGTCTTCCCAGTGGCGACATGTTGGTACTCTGCAGAACCCCGCAGATGATGCGTCGCGTGGCCTCTCGGCGATGGCGCTCATGGACAGCAGTCGATGGCTTAGAGGACCTGATTTTCTTTGGCAGCCGGAACTTGCCTGGCCTATGCGATCTCCTACCGTCCGTGAGGTTTCAAGTGGTGACCCGGAGGTCAGGAGGACGGCGGAAGTACTTTCTCTATTAGCAGGTATCCAAGAGAGTCCAATGAACAAGATCTTTGAGCGCTTCTCCTCTTGGTATCGGTTGAAGAAGTTCATTGCTTGGGCGCTGCGTTACCGCGCTAAGCTCCGAGTCGCAGTCAAGCAAAGAAGAGCTGGTCACGCAGTGAAGACTGTGGAAAGGAATATAGTCCCCATTTCCCTTGACGAGTTAAAGACTGCTGAGAGGGAAATCATAAAGCAAGTTCAAAGGGAGTGTTTTCAAGATGAATTTGCCGCTCTAGTAGGGATAGATTCAGTAAATCCTGCGGTTACCAATGGTGAACACAAGGGAAAACGTCGGATCAAGAAATCAAGTAAAATCATCAAACTCGACCCACGGGTGATGGACGGCCTGTTGCGCGTCGGAGGGAGACTAGCTAACGGATCCTTCCAACCAGATGTGAAGCATCCTATGATACTTCCCAAGTCTCACCACGTTGTCACCCTCATCATTCGTCACTATCACCACTTTTCTGGACATTCAGGAGTAGAACATGTCCTAAGTATGTTAAGAGAAAAATTCTGGGTTGTTAGCGCTCGAGCTGCCGTGCGAAAATCTCTTGGTGTTTGTGTTGATTGCAAAAGACGACAGGCCCGAGTTGGCAAACAGAAGATGGCGGATTTACCCCAGGACAGAATTACACCAGATAAACCTCCTTTCACCTATGTGGGCGTTGATTGCTTCGGTCCATTCTTGATCCGTCGAGGAAGAAGCGAAGTCAAACGTTACGGCGTGCTTTACACATGTTTGGTGGTACGAGCGGTCCACATTGAGGTCTCCCAAAGTTTGGATACCGACTCCTTCTTGAACAGTTTCAGGCGTTTTGTCGCAAGAAGAGGTGCTCCGGAGCAAATGAGATCTGACAACGGTGGCAATTTTGTGTCAGGAGAATCTGAGCTTAGGCACGCCATCAACAACTGGAATCAAGAGAAGATCGTAGACTTTCTCCTTCAAAGAAACGTACAGTGGATATTCAATCCTCCGGCTGGCTCGCATTACGGTGGCGCATGGGAGCGCTGTATACGAACAGTCCGGAAGGTGTTGAACGCATTGGTTAGAGAGCAGGTACTCGATGACGAAGGGCTGGCAACCCTGATGTGCGAAGTGGAGTCCATTGTCAACAGTAGACCTTTGACGAAGGTTTCTGACGACGCCCGAGACCTGGAACCTCTTACGCCCAATCACCTTCTTCTGCTGCGGCCCGGTCCGTCGCTACCTCCTGGAACATTTACGAGGGAGGACCTCTACTCACGACGTAGGTGGCGCCAGGTCCAATATTTATCGGATGTGTTTTGGCGTAGATGGATGAAAGAATATCTCCCAGGATTGCAAGAGAGACAAAGGTGGTCCAGGCCAATGCGAAATTTCCAGGTTGGAGATGTTGTGCTTCTTGCTGATGAGAAGACACCGAGGGGCTTATGGCCGCTTGCTCGCATTTTGGATGTCAAGAGAAACAAGAAAGACGGCTTAGTCAGAAGCGTCACGCTGAAGACTAAGTCCAGCGTACTGCAACGTCCTATAGATAAAATAGTTTTACTGGAGGCAGCAGCTGAAGTTCCCGAGGAGACGAAGCGTCCTGCGAAAGCTTGTATTGACTGA